One Thiocapsa bogorovii DNA segment encodes these proteins:
- the dcd gene encoding dCTP deaminase: MPIKSDRWIRRMAEEAGMIDPFEPVQVREGEHGRVISYGTSSYGYDVRCADEFKIFTNINSAIVDPKNFDSNGFVDLKSDVCIIPPNSFALARTVEYLRIPRNVLTICLGKSTYARCGIIVNVTPLEPEWEGHVTLEFSNTTPLPAKIYANEGVAQILFFESDEVCETSYKDRGGKYQGQRGVTLPKS, translated from the coding sequence ATGCCCATCAAGTCCGACCGTTGGATCCGCCGTATGGCCGAAGAAGCCGGCATGATCGATCCGTTCGAGCCGGTTCAGGTCCGCGAGGGCGAGCATGGCCGGGTCATCTCCTACGGAACCTCGAGCTACGGCTACGACGTGCGGTGTGCCGACGAGTTCAAGATCTTCACCAACATCAACTCGGCCATCGTCGATCCGAAGAACTTCGACTCCAACGGCTTCGTCGATCTCAAGTCCGACGTCTGCATCATCCCGCCGAACTCGTTTGCACTGGCGCGCACCGTCGAATATCTCCGCATTCCGCGGAATGTCCTCACGATTTGCCTCGGAAAAAGCACGTATGCGCGTTGCGGCATCATTGTGAATGTCACGCCGTTGGAGCCTGAATGGGAAGGCCACGTGACCCTTGAGTTCTCCAACACCACGCCTCTGCCGGCGAAGATCTACGCGAACGAGGGCGTGGCGCAGATCCTCTTCTTCGAGTCGGACGAGGTCTGCGAGACCTCGTACAAGGACCGTGGCGGGAAGTATCAGGGCCAGCGTGGTGTGACTCTGCCGAAGTCGTGA